One region of Triticum aestivum cultivar Chinese Spring chromosome 6B, IWGSC CS RefSeq v2.1, whole genome shotgun sequence genomic DNA includes:
- the LOC123138773 gene encoding protein trichome birefringence-like 12, whose protein sequence is MDNSLVKALPSFPSAWLPGDRWPETALRLPLLLLLLPVTLIILLLFFPSSPPLPPPHPNILCGAAPADATAGRWVPTPSPPPPALYNQSCPFHHKSWNCLRNGRAPVAAFSWAPSRCGSGAVVPRVDPAAFLAATRGRRIGFVGDSLSENMAIALLCALRAGDAGVREWKRRGACRGGHFPREDVVVGYHRAVLLAKYTWQPVENSEPRKDGIKGTYRVDVDIPADDWVNIIKFYDVLIFNTGHWWGSYKFPKETPLVFYRGGKPIEPPLSIFDGLKVALKSMGSYIKREVPSKTLKLWRTQSPRHFDGGEWDHNGSCVSNRLLQEHELDSWFDPRFGGVNKDARLVNSLLREALVDTDILLLNLTYMSEFRADAHPAVWLEKKDEAAVWGQDCMHWCLPGVPDTWVDILAARILHYFKQGKG, encoded by the exons ATGGATAATTCTCTCGTGAAAGCTCTCCCCTCCTTCCCATCCGCCTGGCTGCCGGGGGATCGCTGGCCGGAGACGGCCCTCCGCCTgcctctgctgctgctcctcctcccagTAACTCTCAttattcttctcctcttcttcccctcctccccaCCCCTGCCCCCGCCGCACCCCAACATCCTCTGcggcgccgcccccgccgacgCCACCGCCGGACGCTGGGTCCCGACCCCGTCTCCCCCGCCGCCTGCCCTCTACAACCAGTCCTGCCCCTTCCACCACAAAAGCTGGAACTGCCTCCGCAACGGCCGTGCCCCGGTCGCCGCGTTCTCCTGGGCCCCCTCCCGCTGCGGCTCCGGCGCCGTCGTCCCGAGGGTCGACCCCGCCGCGTTCCTCGCGGCGACCAGGGGGCGCCGGATCGGGTTCGTGGGGGACTCGCTGTCGGAGAACATGGCCATCGCGCTGCTCTGCGCGCTCCGGGCGGGCGACGCCGGCGTGCGGGAGTGGAAGCGGCGCGGCGCGTGCCGGGGCGGTCACTTCCCCCGAGAGGACGTCGTCGTCGGGTACCACCGCGCCGTGCTCCTCGCCAAGTACAC GTGGCAGCCTGTAGAGAATTCTGAACCTCGGAAGGATGGAATAAAGGGAACTTACAGAGTTGATGTTGACATTCCTGCTGACGATTGGGTAAATATCATCAAGTTTTATGACGTGCTCATTTTCAACACTGGACACTG GTGGGGTTCGTATAAATTCCCAAAAGAGACCCCCCTTGTTTTCTACCGAGGAGGAAAACCAATTGAGCCTCCACTCAGCATCTTTGATGGGCTGAAGGTAGCCCTCAAAAGTATGGGCTCCTACATCAAAAGGGAGGTCCCAAGTAAAACCCTGAAGCTGTGGCGCACGCAGTCACCAAGGCACTTTGACGGAGGCGAATGGGATCACAACGGCAGCTGTGTGTCTAACAGGCTCCTGCAAGAACATGAG CTCGATTCCTGGTTTGATCCGAGGTTCGGGGGAGTGAACAAAGACGCGAGACTAGTGAACTCATTGCTCCGGGAAGCGTTAGTCGACACAGACATCCTGCTGCTCAACCTGACCTACATGAGTGAGTTCCGCGCTGACGCCCATCCGGCTGTCTGGCTCGAGAAGAAGGACGAGGCGGCCGTCTGGGGGCAGGACTGCATGCACTGGTGCCTGCCTGGCGTACCGGACACGTGGGTCGATATCTTGGCCGCACGGATCTTGCACTACTTCAAGCAGGGCAAAGGTTGA